The genomic DNA ACTCCGCATCGTCCGGCAGCGAGCCGGCCGGTGCGCGGCCGACGCGACGCGAGTAGAAGAAGGTCGGCTGGCTCCAGTTGAAGTTCGAGTAGTCGCTCGCCCCCTGCTGGCCGGCGTCGAAGATCGAGCTGCCCTCGACGAAGAACGGGCGCTTCTCGGGGAAGAAGGTCTCGACGTCACTCAGATTGACGACCGCCGGATCGACCTCGACCTGACCGAAGTCCGGATTGACGGTGCCGTTGAGCGTCAGCTTGGCGCCCAGCGGCATGCGCAGGTCACCACCAAAGTTCGCCACCGCGCGCGACCCGTCGTTGAACGGATCGCCCGGCGAATGGCGCAGGTATTCGGCCTTCGAGGTCGCGAACGGCAGGATCTCGATCGCGGTGCCGGGGCTCACGCCCTCGAGTCCCACGAGGGTCGGGAAGCGCGAAACGAAGCCGCTCTCTTCGTGCGGCTGGTAGACCAGGTACGAGTCCTCGAATCCGCGCCCCATCGAGCGATGGAAGTTGATGCCCCAGCGCTGCGGCTCGGCCTGCGCGAAGCGGAGCTGCGAAAACGGGATTCGCATCTCGACGCTCCAGCCCTCGGCGTCCACGCGGGAGCGTCCCTCCCACACGCCATCCCATGAGTTGTCGGTCCAGCCGTCGTTGTAGATCGTCCCGTCGTAGAGCGTGCCGGCCGCGTTGACTCCGAAGAAGTACCCGCTGCGACGGTCGTAGTAGGGATCGAGCAGCACCTCGATCAAGTCGGAGCGCGACTGTCCGTCGCGGCGCGTGAGGTTCTTGACGATCGAGTCGGGACTCGCATCGAACAGTCGCGCGCCCACGTAGAGCGCCTCCTCGTCGAACAGCAGCCGCATTTCGGTGCGCTGGCTCGCGGCCTTGCCCTCGGTGGGCTCGCGCTGCTTGAAGTCGCCGATCATCGGCGCCGACTGCCAGGCAGCGTCCGACAGGTGCCCATCGAGGACCACCGGGCCGTTGCGCCGCACGATCGCGACTTCACGCACCACCGTGGTCGCGCTCGAGGTCGAGTCCTGGGCACTCGCCACGGTGGCGTCGGCGAGCAGCGCAGCGACCGAAGCGGCAGCAAACAGGGCTGTCGCGGGCATCGCGGCAGCCCAATGAATTACGGCAGGGAACAGTTCGCGGCTCATGGGCGCGCAGAGTCATGGAGCCACGCGAGTCGAATGTCAAAGCCTCGACAAGCGAAGCGCACGTGACGACGAGCGGGCCGAATCGCGGTACGAAGCGAGTCGCACGGCCCGGCTGCGTCGTCGACGAGCGCCGGTAATCGAGAAGCCGAGCGGACGCTAGCGCATGCTCACGGTCTGATTCACCGTGAAGCTCATCACCGCTCCGTCTTTCAGCACGACCTGATAGCCCTTCGAGGCCGCGACCACTCCCGCTGCCGTCGCGCCGCCGATGATGCCGCCCACCGCACCGTTTTTGCCGTCACCCACTGCCTTGCCGATGATGGCACCTGCGGCTGCGCTTCCGGCGATGGCGCCCAGATTGCGTGCGCGCGTCGAGCCCGCGACCACCTCTTCGGTGCTCGCACTGACCGACTCATTGTTGCCGTGCACGCTGATGCTCTTGATCGCCAGGTCGAGCATCGCGCGCTCGCCGCGCTTCGCCCCGCGGGCGCCCGTCACCGTGCCGGTGACCGAACTGCCGGACGGGATCACGACCTTGTCACCGGACACGACATCGTCCGTGACCTTACCGTGCCAGGTGTCGCCGACCTGCGCGGTCTCGGACGAAAGCTGGCTACCGAGCGCCACGTCGATCGTGGTGCCGGAGGTGAGCTTCGACGACGGCGCGACGTAGTTGTTGCTCGACGAGCTGGTGGTGCCCTGCTTCGCTTCGGTCTCGTTGCAGCCAGTCAGCAAACCGAGGCTGCCGGCGAACATGAGATTGGCGAGCAATGCGGACTTGAGATGGGAACGGGTCATGACGGTCTCCTCTGGAATTCGGCCCGCGCGAGAGGCGTCGCAACCGCGACGGCCGCAGCGTTCGGATCGATTTGTGTAGCACGGACCACGAAGCGCTGAGGCGACGGGCCGATGGCGTCGAATGGATAGCAAGTGACGAGCGTCACAGAAGGCGTGGCCGTCGAGTCGAACACGTCGACTCGTCCCGGTTCGACCACTGCGCCCCACTGCACGCGATATCGAAACGTGCCGCGGGCGGTCACGATGCGAATGACATCACGCTCCCGGATGTTGCCGAGTCCGCGGAAGAACGAGTCGCGGTGACCGGCGAGCCCGACATTGCCCGGCTCACCGGGTTGCGCGGTGGTCTCGACGTGTCCAACCGCGAGTTCGAGAATGCGTGGTTCGATGCCTTGCCCGATCATGGCCGAGATCCCGAG from Candidatus Eisenbacteria bacterium includes the following:
- a CDS encoding class D sortase; the encoded protein is MNAQRWMDGAQSALFIVGFVLLAVWFKGQSDTAAFQRRESRALDAAIGRAGAQDAVVRGSESRVRARNASSRTRRVIGRIEIPRLGISAMIGQGIEPRILELAVGHVETTAQPGEPGNVGLAGHRDSFFRGLGNIRERDVIRIVTARGTFRYRVQWGAVVEPGRVDVFDSTATPSVTLVTCYPFDAIGPSPQRFVVRATQIDPNAAAVAVATPLARAEFQRRPS